A stretch of the Papaver somniferum cultivar HN1 chromosome 6, ASM357369v1, whole genome shotgun sequence genome encodes the following:
- the LOC113291044 gene encoding uncharacterized protein LOC113291044, protein MTGIDLKIIHHELRINPCTTLFRQKVRKVTPEYHQAIEKELRKLLEAGFIKEVKYPTWISNMVIVPKKNRGVRICIDFTNLNKACPKDSYPLPSIDQLVEAVEGFGIPAEIVSDNGKKLQGKNIDMHFDTFKIRKNKSTPIYPQSNGHAEATNQTLALILKKSLDEHKGRWCEQLHNALWAYRTTRRSATGEYPFLLTYGAEAVIPT, encoded by the exons ATGACAGGAATTGATCTGAAGATAATTCATCATGAACTTCGTATAAATCCGTGCACGACCCTCTTCAGGCAGAAAGTACGAAAGGTAACACCGGAGTATCACCAAGCCATTGAGAAAGAGCTCCGCAAACTGTTGGAAGCAGGGTTCATAAAGGAAGTGAAGTATCCAACATGGATCTCAAACATGGTCATCGTGCCGAAGAAGAATAGAGGAGTAagaatatgcatcgatttcaccaacctcaataaggcttgtcCGAAGGATAGTTACCCCCTCccaagcatagatcaactggtagAAGCCGTTGAAGG GTTTGGCATTCCTGCAGAAATTGTCTCAGACAATGGtaagaagctacaaggaaagaatatAGACATGCacttcgatactttcaagatcAGGAAGAACAAATCGACTCCCATCTACCCCCAGAGTAATGGACATGCTGAAGCCACGAACCAGACTCTGGCTCTCATCCTCAAGAAATcgttagacgaacataagggtcgatggtgtgaacagcttcATAATGCGCTATGGGCGTACCGAACCACACGCAGATCCGCCACCGGTGAATATCCTTTCCTCCtgacttatggagctgaagctgTTATTCCAACATAA
- the LOC113291043 gene encoding uncharacterized protein LOC113291043 has translation MRGRRDDCRRDDQKFEDQVFTNLNINHTRILREIKDRENLKCPWSKWKQPPRSDKSRDYCEYHCFNGHQTEKCKNLKITIQKLIDVGDLKKYLQKTDTEKRSKRSKVHLPEGNRMLNTISCSEATEPSLTSHIGKSLRKQFEDYCELYKIDGVEVEEHEQGMNAPLNFDAEDVEDDMEDHKNPLVLTLSIAGCNTTKVLIDGGSSVNLLFYDTCKRMELNDEQLMSSYYTLYGFNGAPTKPLGDIVLQVNARPMKADTRFSVVDAPSPYNAIIGRRWVHNLKGVAATYHQYLRFPTPEGVMKIKGDQVTARECQAVRNQLNNEQDEQRKSQRNRNKEVSKEKAIDIYVEEISGRSLTKEKYKSSPT, from the coding sequence ATGAGAGGACGAAGGGATGATTGTCGGCGCGACGACCAaaaattcgaagaccaagtcTTTACGAATCTCAACATCAACCACACTCGCATCCTAAGGGAGATTAAAGATCGAGAGAACTTAAAGTGTCCTTGGTCCAAATGGAAGCAGCCACCACGATCCGATAAATCTAGAGACTACTGTGAGTACCACTGCTTCAACGGGCATCAGACTGAGAAATGCAAGAACCTCAAGATAACGATTCAAAAGCTAATTGACGTTGGTGACCTCAAGAAATACTTACAGAAGACCGACACCGAAAAGAGGTCTAAGCGAAGCAAAGTCCATCTACCCGAGGGTAATCGAATGCTCAACACTATCTCATGCTCTGAAGCCACTGAACCATCACTAACTTCCCATATTGGCAAAAGCTTAAGGAAGCAAtttgaagattattgtgagttgtaCAAAATCGATGGAGTAGAAGTGGAGGAACACGAACAAGGGATGAATGCCCCATTAAATTTCGATGCTGAGGATGTAGAGGATGACATGGAGGATCACAAAAACCCCTTGGTTCTCACATTATCCATCGCAGGGTGCAACACCACGAAGGTCCTCATCGATGGAGGGAGCTCGGTCAATTTACTGTTTTATGACACGTGCAAACGAATGGAGTTGAATGACGAGCAGTTGATGTCCTCGTACTACACCTTATACGGATTCAATGGGGCCCCAACGAAACCtttgggagacattgtgttacaaGTAAACGCAAGACCCATGAAGGCTGATACACGATTCAGCGTAGTGGATGCTCCTTCTCCTTACAATGCCATCATCGGCCGAAGATGGGTACACAATCTCAAAGGAGTAGCGGCGACCTATCATCAGTACCTTAGATTTCCAACACCCGAAGGGGTAATGAAAATAAAGGGAGATCAGGTAACCGCTCGAGAATGTCAGGCTGTACGAAATCAGCTCAATAACGAGCAAGATGAGCAGCGTAAATCCCAAAGAAaccgaaacaaagaagtttccaaGGAGAAAGCAATTGACATTTATGTCGAAGAGATCTCCGGAAGAAGTCTGACGAAGGAAAAGTATAAGAGCAGTCCAACATAG